The Callithrix jacchus isolate 240 chromosome 7, calJac240_pri, whole genome shotgun sequence DNA window GAATCCGTAGTCTGGGTGTAGTGAAGAAGTTAGATTATGCTCCCAGCCAAGTTTCATCAgcctttgtttttgctttggggTGCATATTGCAGGTTGAGCTATTTGGGCatttgggggtgggagggtgttGAAGATGATAAGGAATGTTGTTATTGCTGCATTTTGCTCCGCAGGTGCGGGAGTATGAGTTAAGAAAAAACAACTTCTCCGATACTGGAAACTTTGGTTTTGGGATTCAGGAACACATTGATCTCGGTATCAAATATGACCCAAGCATTGGTATCTACGGCCTGGACTTCTATGTGgtatgaatatttaattttttccagcTCCAGGTCTGTGAGGAGAGGGGAATCTTTATTTCATATGTGGTATGTTGGTGTTCACATGTTGGGTTGCAGCTTTGAGTATTGTTTGCCTTTGTGCTCTCCCCCTTGGGAAAATGTGCCTCGTTTGTGGCAAGTGTAGGGGTGCAGCACTGAAGAAGATGCACAAGATCCCTGCTGTTGGGGAGCTTGCAGTCGAGGATCTATAAAGCATTCAAATGGCTTAAAGGTGGATGAAGGAAACTGTTCCATCCAGCCAGTGATTTGAAACTTTGGAGAGAGGCAGTATTGGTGCTGCGTTTGGCCTGTGGGTTGCCTGCACtgaggctgttttttcccctggTTCGTCCAATAGAAACAGCTTTGGGTGATGCAGTGGTTTGCTCAGGAATGGGGTTTTAACATAGAAATGACCTTTTGTGTTACTGCAGTATTATAGTCTAGCAGTAAAACTGAATAGCCTAAATCAGAAGTTATGAGTAGCGTGGAACCTGGAAAATGCTGGCACCCTCATTAGACTTGAACGCCCAAACAAGTAATAAGAATTGGATACTCACAGGAGGTTGGAGGGACAGCACACCTTTGGGAAGCACATTTGagctgaagcagaaggaagaaaatatatgtttgtgCTTCTTGGAGTTTTATGTtttctacactgctggtgtgGCAATagatttataaatgttatttttaaaaagaaaagtttcggAGATTAGGGAGCAGTAATGAAGGTTCCTCAGCACCATTGGAAGATGGTTTTGGGGAGGGGGGTGCTGAGAGTTGCAGCCTCCAAAGCAAACCTCTATAGTATGGCCGTGTGTTGTGTGAGATGCTGGTGCCGGTTCTGTCAGACACAGATTGTGGGTCTTGCTCCAGAATTCATTGAACTGCCAGTGACTCTTGAAGATCTGTCTGCAATGTGTGAATCTTGTCCATCTGCTCTTGACTCTGAGCTGGCTAGGTGACTTTTGGTTATTCCTGGGACAGGTGCTGGGTAGGCCAGGTTTCAGCATCGCAGACAAGAAGCGCAGGACAGGCTGCATTGGGGCCAAACACAGAATCAGCAAAGAGGAGGCCATGCGCTGGTTCCAGCAGAAGGTAAAGCTGATTTCTCTCAAGTGAAGTGGTGGAATGTGCTGTTGGTGAATGGAGTTGGGATTTGGGAATGCAAAGTATAGTACGGTTTGGTGGGTATCTTTAAAGTTAGAGTATTGGGCACCTTTGCAAATCAGGGGCTTCCAGGGATGATGGTTTAAAAGAACATCCAGAACTAGGCCTTCTCCCACCTAAATGGGGGTAGTTGGAAGGGGAGGAATACAGCTTTAAAAAAGGACCCCCCTTTCTTAGATGATAGGGCAGTTCAGCACAGTGTAAAAACCAGCCAGCTTCCTATTTAGTCCAGAAAAGGATGGGATTCAGACTGAAAGTTCATGTATCAATCAGATTTAAATTCTCAAATGTTAGCCATTGCTGCAATCTCTGCTGTTGCCTCctgttctgaaaaaaattaaatctcttcTCTTTCAGTATGATGGGATCATCCTTCCTGGCAAATAAATTCCCGTTTCTGTCCAAAAGGCCAATCAATAAAAAGTTTTCAgtgaaatgtacagttctgtTGTGTGTTCTGTGAAAGGATCCTGGCCATATTCAAGTCCTTGGACCTCAAGCCACTTAAAGCTTCGATGGGAGTAGCTGGTAACAACCCTGTCGTCCTCTGGTTGGATGCCAGTACTTCCTGGCAGATCAAGTCCAAGCTTCGTAGCATTGCCTGTGCTCGCCACACCTTGGTTGATGCACCGTGGTACAGTAGCCCCATTTAGAGGGGAGGGTATGGTTGATGTTGGGGGTTTGAATTTAGAGCCTCCATTAAAGGCAGGGTGCAGTGCTCCTGTGTTCAGGAGGGTCCCCCCATTCAGTGATTCTGTTGTGTACTAGAAATTTTGTCAGCATTGATGTTTTATGAAGAAATCACAGGCTTTGGTGTAATGGTTAAGATTAAATTTAGACTTAACTGTTCAggctcaggtttttttttttacgagAATATAAGGTTGGAAGGCAGTATATGTAGATAAGAGGGCAGTCTTTCTATTTCCAGCCCTGCCCTTGGGTGAACTGCtaatctgcctcagtttccatatctgtaTCCTGGAGGCAATAACGGTGGTATCTCAGGATTACATGATTTAATACTTAACAAAATGCTCAGACTAGTATCAGGCATGTAGTGCTCAAAAGGAGTTTAGTttttgtgttggtgtatatgAGAAATGCTACTTTTGCTCATTCACTTCCCTTTGgtgcaaaatggaaatattttgccTGTAGTGATTTTCTGTATCTCACCGAAGCTGACACTGgaaagccatctttttttttttttgttaaagagacagagtcttgctctgatgaccaggctggagtgtgcagtggcacaatctctgcaaCCActgccctgggttcaagcagtcctctcacctcagcctctcgagtagctaggatttgAGGCatccaccaacacacccagctaatttttttttctttgtatttttagtagaggtgaggttttaccatgttggccaggctgttttcaaacttgtgacctcaagtgataacgccctcctcaacctcccaaagtgttgggattacaggcatgagccactgtgcctggcaaaagcTATTATATTTCTGACACAATACTTGGCCATTGGTTCATCATTTTCAGTTTTGGGTTTAAATTTTTGAGCACATGTTAGTTCAATAATTTATGAATTTGTGACTAATTTGAGTTCAGTTGTCCTTGGGCCACCTTTTCATTGCTGTTCGGAGGTTCTCATTTGCTGCTTTTGTAGGTATTTTGAAACTTGGAAATAGATTATTGGGTGTgcctcattttttaatgaaaacagttACCTTACCCAGTAAGATGAACTTTAGTTGGTTAAAGGGGAGCATCATGGAACGTGTTGccatatactttttatttcatttaaaattaaagtgtGCATTCATTTCTCAATCTTACTACAGGTCCGGGGCCCCTACCTCAAATGGAGTGAAGGAATGTCTCATTCTTAAAATTCAGCTTCATTTTTGTAGGGGGGGAACCATACTTGTTTTTTACTGACTTCTGAATTAAATTAACTTGGCAATAAACATCTTTAAGAACAGCCTTGGTGAATGGATAGGTAATTAGTCCTGGGTGCAGAGAACAAATGCTAGTTTCATGTAaataaagcatttcagaaatatatactgtaggctgtaatcccagcattttgggaggccaaggtgggtggatcacctgaagtcaggactttgggaccaccctgatcaacatggagaaaccccatctctactacaaatacaaaaattagctgggtgtggtagtgcgtgcctgtaatcccagctgctctggaagctgaggtaggagaattgcttgaacccaggaggcggaggttgcagtgagctgagattgcgccattgcactccagcctgggcaacaagagtgaaactccatctcagaataaaaaaaaaagaaatacacaatgtaGAAAGTCAGTTTTAACAGTGTAAACCTGCTGAGCCTTCATTTGGTTCTTGTGCATTGTCTGTGTGCTCAGTTGACTTAACTTTCCATTTAAACAACTGCTGTGCTCCTGACCCAGTGGAAGAAGCATTGTTGGGAGTTAAAAGAGCTAACCAGATTTTAGTCCTAGCTCTAACTAGCATTGAGATTTCGGGTAAGTCGTGAAACACCTGGAGGGCTGGAACCACTACAGACACCTACGCAGTAGCTAGACAGCTTGCTCCTATTCTGGCTAGAAGCTTGACTTGCAAACAAATGTCCCACTGGAATCTAAAGAACTGGCGTTTGGGTTGAGTTTGTACCAAGTGGGTAGATAGGATCGCCTGGGAGTTTGTTAAAACTCTTGGGCCCcactcagacctactgaatttgAATCTGATTTAACAAGTTCTGCAGGTGATCTGTACCATAGGAAAGTGTAGAGGCAGTGCCCACAACCTAGTggccaaaaaaaagcaggaagggCATGATGCCCAAGATTTCCTTAATAAATTGAGTTCTGATGAAGTTCTTACTGTGTGGTTATTCTTCTCATTTCTTCAGCTAGTAGCCGTGAAAGTCTGGGAGTAGATCATTGATAGGTGACCCTCTGTCCTAGTGTTGCATTCTGGATGCCTTTGGAATAAGGTAGTGTCCCTAGCTGGCATCTGTCTATCCCAATATTATGCCCAGAAATGCTGTGCTGCTTAGCCGAAATGAATGTTCTCTAGGGCAGAGTTCTCAAGTTGTGGCAATATTGCCCAACCTCCACCCCGAGGTATTTGGAAATTGTAGGGGTGGGTTTTTTTATTACAGTAACTAGTGGCTGCTTTTGGTGTTCGTGTGTAGTTGTCAGGAATGTCTGACATTGTACTGTTAGGGATAATCCCACACAAGCCAACAAATGCATTAAGTGCTATGAGGATGGATAAAGGGTGGTCACTGATACTCATGCTAATACATGATGGGACCAGCCATTTGTACCCACTAGGAGGTCCCAGTCTATTTGGTTGAGAAACAGCACCGAGAGTGAGCTAGGTGGGAGAGTAGGTCAGCTCACAGAGTGAGCAGGAATCCTACCCTTGAGGTGCTGGCCGGTGTGGGGAGAAGCCAGGAAGCAGTTTAGGTTAATGTattttgtaccactgcactgatGTTTCCATCCACGTAGGGTAGGCAAGGGACCAAAGGGTAGAGATCAGAGTTCAAGTAAGAACAGTCTAggggtcttttaaaaatgtgatcaaAACCTGAATGTGCGGTATGTATATACAGGTTACTGTTTTGAGCTTTTAGAAAATAATCAGTCCACAAGGATTGTCTTTATGCTAAGTAACTTTAATCAGGCTGAGCCCAATGGCCCAtaacccgtaatcccagcactttgggaggccaaggcaggtggaacacttcAGGcatggagttcaagaccagcctggccaacatggtgaaaccccatctttagtaaaaatacaacaattagcctgtggggtagcacacacctgtaatcccggctagtcaggagactgaggcatgagaatcgcttgaactccagaggtagaggttgcagcgagctgagatggcactactgcactctagcctgggtgacagagtgagaccctgtctcagaaaaaagaattaaaaattttacacGATAAATACAATACTGAGGGGACCGTAGGTTCTCCTTCACTACTAGAAACACCATTCAGTAAACACAGCTaaggctcttttttcttttaaacatagtTGAGGggtgcttttttttcccttttaagttGTGTTCTTAGTACATCGCAGTGGctatataatatttcattttggaaATGTATAGAACATAATTATGTAGCTGGCACTAAATGTCAGGAATGTCAGTTTCTTAAAACTGTTCCAATAGAGGCTCTTTTATCCTGCTGTCTTGGCCCTCAGTCCAGTGAGTACCTTTAAGGTCCTTGCAAGGTATCAAGCTGTTCAATGGGGTGGTATTGTAGAAAGAACACTAAAGAGGAAAAAGGTTATccatctttgtttttgagacagaagtcttgcactgtcactggagtgcagtggcaccatcacgacccactccagcctcaacctcctgtgctcaagtaatcTTTCTACTTtgatctgagtagctgggactacagttgaatgccagcatgcccaacttttgtttttttaaagagaaggagtctcactgttgtccaggctagttacCCATGTTCTGTTTGTGGTTCTGCTTCCCCTGCTATTGTTACGACCATGGGCAAGAAACCTGGCAAGTTACAGTCTGGCCTTCTAAAATGGAAGGCGTTGGATTTTACATATAACCCTTTATCTCCTAAATTGTGTGCTTaagcttccttcctttttttgcaGTTTAACACTCGATATTCCTAACCCATCTAGTGGGTGAAGACCACAATGAGTAGGCTGCCAAAGGCAACTGAGTCCTAAAGGGTTAAAGTCCAAGCCTTCTAGATACTCTGGCTAGGTCAGGGCCCAGAAACCACCCACATATAGTTTAAGCTGCCAGCTGCTGGGGACCAAGCTAGTGCCTGGGGGTACAGAACTACTCTTAGGCAGCTTGTTATGGAAACCAGTGTGGTTGTCAGAGGGGAATCCAGCCTCCGGCACCTGGGGGTGCCAGGAGAACTGAACTCCACGCTGCTCAAGGTGGCAAATGCTGGAAAGCTTAGGAGACAAGTGCAGATGGTTTGTTTCCACAAGTCACTGAACGAAACTAGTGACTTGTGATTATACCAGTTGAAGACCTTTATGTAAGGATTTTAGGATGTTTTGTAATTATCTTTTGTCAACGTTGATTTTTTAATGCAATAAGTATGTAAGTAGTTAGCTGGAATCTAAAAGGAGCTTGAAAGGCAGAGACATTCAGCAATAGGCACAAGTGAAATTCTAGACCCTCAGTTACTCTGCTGGATGTATTGC harbors:
- the RPL11 gene encoding large ribosomal subunit protein uL5; the protein is MAQDQGEKENPMRELRIRKLCLNICVGESGDRLTRAAKVLEQLTGQTPVFSKARYTVRSFGIRRNEKIAVHCTVRGAKAEEILEKGLKVREYELRKNNFSDTGNFGFGIQEHIDLGIKYDPSIGIYGLDFYVVLGRPGFSIADKKRRTGCIGAKHRISKEEAMRWFQQKYDGIILPGK